In the Ictidomys tridecemlineatus isolate mIctTri1 chromosome 10, mIctTri1.hap1, whole genome shotgun sequence genome, ATGAGGGGAGTAGGATACATTGAAGAAACTGGAATTCAAACAATTGCTGAACCACAGAGAGAAAAGGGCGGCCTGGCGAGATGGGCCCTAGGTGGCAGGGGTGTATTGACTTATTTAACtatgttattttgaaaaagtCACTTAGCATCTCTGGACATAATAGCAGTGTTTAGTTTTAACAGTTCTTAATGAGAATTAAATGCAATAGTAATGAAGTGGTTTAAATGAATGCCTGGCTCAGTAATTCCTCGATAGATATTACCTAATGTTGTAATTCTTGTTCTTCTTATTGACCAAGCAAGGATATTCGGGGCCTTGGGTTGTCAATGACATTGTAAGGTCTTTCCTGAAGGAAATGGGAAACTTGAagtgcatgatttttaaaatatcttttatttatttatttatttatttttatgtggtgttgaggatcgaacccagaatgTCTTCTGAATTTGTTCTTACAGAGTTTCTTGTCTCAGGatctcatgcatgtgaggcaagctatttatcactgagccaccaccccagcctcatGCATGATTTTATTTAGGGATTCAacacaacttaatttttttttaagttccatgTGGCTGCAGTGTGGTAAATGGATTGGAGATCAGTGAAAGGGGCCAGGGGCAAAAGACCCCAGGAAGAGATGGTCCATGAGGCAAAAGTGATGGTGGCAGTTCTGCATTGGTCACTTTGTAGGGTTTGGGGGAAATCCCATGACCACCTTCACATATTTTAGAATTcaataaaaatccattttcttctctattttagaGTTTTCTTATAGAACAAATACATCCTGGGGTGATACATGAATTTTTCAATCTCAGTTCTTCCATAAATTCAGCAAGTAGCCTTAGGCAAGCCTTATGTGCTCATTCAATCATAGACACACAAAGGGATAAGGGGAAAGTAGATTCTGTATGTACGGTGAAGTCAACATCTTTGATTActgaacacattaaaaaatatctttaggaGATTCCAAATACTGACATTCTCTGTTTGCTTCTTTATTGCCTTTAAGCGGTGTGACTTCATTTTAGAAGGGAAATTGGATTGATTTGTTCTTCACAAAGCCACAGTCAGTACTGTCAGAATCTGCGGTCTCAGGTGAAGGCAGGATGCTATACTGGGCAATGTTCACAACAAATACAAGTTTCAACTAAAGGACGGGATGTGCCAAAAATTCATTAGGTAATGAAAACCCTCAAGAAACATTGAAAATGCTCTAGTTCTCTCTGGATTTAtggttgattttaaaatgtagcaCATTTGATATAATTGGCTTGCTTAATATAGACAGACTTAAAAAATTATCTAATGAATTCACTGTCAGTGGAGGATTGACCTGTGATATCAGAGGTAGAAAAATACTGACATCTGGATATGTACCAGCCTAATGTCCATTTCCTGGTGATAGTTTATTATGCTACTCATGTTTGACAGGTGTAAGGATATTGTCCCTGAATTCTTTGTGTATCAGATGAATGAGAACGTTTTCTGAATTTATTCTAACAGAGTATCCTGTTATAAGGGTTCTTTCCCTTCATAATGTTCTTATTCCCTATCAGGGAAAACTGAATATTAATATTAGCTTTTTTACCAGTTAATAACTATTGTGTATACATTAATTAAAACACTGATCTTTCTATGTGGAAAACAGGTGCTTTGACTTACATGAATTTTCAACACTAAAATGAGATAATATTGGACTAAGTACTccacaattattaaaaaaatatttcaattaaaaacttACCTACGtatgtttgtgtatttttgtttcaaaGTAAATAAGTACGCAAAGTTACTGTATAAGATAATTCTGAGTATTGTATATCTTAGGGCTACATTTCTTCTTATAAATGAACCAGCCAGTTTTGATGAATTTTGCAATTCTGGTAAAATGACATCTGATCCTTCCTTCACGGTGAAGCACTTGAATCTGAAACTCTCTCGGTAATTCAGTGATGTTTTGCTGAATAGATATGAACATAGTTTCACTAGTGTCATTCTTTCCTAAGTATATTAGCTCCATTGTGATAGGAGATGGTGATTTTCACTGCTCTAAGTCCCAAATGTTGTAAAAATATCTGATacattgtaaatgtttaattaaaCTCCAGTTGAATTagtgaataaatatatttgttatacCTTCAATGACATATGACATGTAAGTGACGTTGGAAATGGAAAGGTTTTTGAACGTCTCACTTCATGGTTGAGAGTGGATGTTGATATGTGCCATTGCCTGCCATGATTTGCCAACTCTGTTGCCATCTAGACATCACCATTGTTGAAACTGTTTCATTGGCTGTAAGCTATTGAGCAGAGGGAGCCTGGATCTTACCTCTTGTCTAATGGTTCTCAAGGTGTGGTCCCTGGATTAGTAGCACCAGCACCATCTTGGGATTTATTATTCATACCACTTTTCAAGCCCCACCCTAGACATAATATTCAGAAACACTGGGGGTGGGCTCAGCAATTTGTGTTCTAACCAGCCATCTAGATATTTTTGATGCCTGTTCAAGTTTGAGAACTTCTGCTGTATTCATACTTGTATGGGGCATCTACCTCATAattcctttttccatttctaacAATGATTTCCAACTTACCTTCTGATTGGCACATTCTAATTTAGAagatattaattctttaaaatgaacaaattttgaACTTTGAGGAATTGCtgttttatattaatttacataGCTTGGCTCTGACATTTTATAAGATTGCTTAGAATTTGACTCTTATTAGAGGCTACATTaattatctattgctgcataaaaAGTAACACCCAAACTCAGCAGCTGAAAACAAGAAACATTTATGATTTAAAGTTTTGAGGCTTATGAATCTGCACTTTATTTGGGTGATGTTGGCTCAGGGTCTCTCAAGAGATTCTACCAAAGGTATTGCATGGGGCAATAGACATTTCAAGGCTTGACCGAGGAAGGATCTGCTTTGAAGTTCAGGAAGACTTCAGGAGATCTCCTCCCAGGCTTATTCATGTAGGGCATTCCACAGGGTTATCTTTCAATAAGGCAACCATATTCCAGACAGGAGAGGGCTAAAAGAGAGCACACAAAAGGGAAGCCGCAGTCTTTTTATATCCTAATCTTGGAAGGAGCATTCTTTGTGCCAAATTCTATTTATTAGAATTAAGTCAATATAATTAGTTCCAGTATATATCGACTGCAAATTGGTAGaaacactatggaaagcagtacatggatattcctcagaaaacttggaatggaaccaccatttgacacagttatcccactcttaggtttatactcaaaggacttaaaatcagcatactccagtgatgcagccacatcaatgttaatagctaaactctggaaccaatctaggtgcccttcaacagatgaatggataaagaaaatgtggtttatatacacaatgaaatattactcagccttaaagaagatgGAAttggccagtaaatggatggaactagagaatgttatgctaagtgaactaagccaatACCAAAGAATCAAagcccaaatattttctctgatatgcagatgttaattcacaataagggtggaAGAAAATAGAGGTACtatggattagacagaggggagtgaagggaaggtaGGGGATATGAGGGTGGGAATGAtagaagaatgaattggacattattaccctatgtgcatatatgattacatgacctgtgtaactctatatcatgtacaaccagaagaatgagaagttatactccagttttgtatgatgtgtcaaaatgaattctactgtcatgtataactgattagaacaaattaaaaaattaaaaagaattaagtcAGTATATATAGTCCAAATGAAAGGAGTGGGGACAGCACAAGAGCATGAATGTTAGTTGGCAGGAATCAATGACTCGTTAAAGACCTTCACaaaactaaattattttcatttcctcttcttcctggaaTTGCAGTATTTGAATTAGGGCTCTTGATTACAAGTGTCAGAAATCTCAACCCAAACTggcttatataaaaataaaatgtgtgtatcTCAAGGTGTGGCATGATATAGGTGTCTGATTAAATGTTGTCACCTGCACTTGGTGATCTTGGTTTGGTTTGCTCTGTGCTGGCTCCATTCTCAAGTGTCTTCTCCTTTCCTGTTCAAATGGAAGCCTCTAAGACATTAAAAGTCATTGGATGAGAACAGAAGTCTCCAGTGGTGgagagaggaaattttggcaCAAGTGCCTTTGGCTGAGTGGGTCACAGGCCCATGCTTGAACCAGTCAAGAGGCTGGGGAATCATGACTGTATTGGCTGAAACCTAGCTTGCATACTCTACCTGCAATCAGGGATGAGTCTCACAAGAAATCCAACAGCCATGAAAGCAGAAGGTAGGTGCTTAGAAGAGGCCAAGTCATACATAATTATTGTATGTATGACAAAGTGCTGCCAATATTGTCCTCTTTGACTGAGTTTGCAGTCGAGTAGAGCTTCTAAGAAAATGACCCCTCTCCATCATGCCCACTCCCCATGCCCCATGGATCACAAGTCCTACTGATCTTCCAACTCTGTGTCTTTGATACCACCATCCAAATCACCATGATTCTCTCATCTAGAACTGAGTTATAATGTCTAAGTTCATATGCTTACACTTTTTGTTCCCCTATATTTTTGTTTCCCTTCTTTCTGTTCTCCATATAGCAAGCagaagaattctttaaaaaatgtctgatGAGATTTCTTGGTGATGAATATTCATCAATACCCCATTCATTAAAATCCAGAAGCTGTAAGACCAGGTCTCTCCCTACATCTCTGGCTTGATCACTGTCCACCAGCAATCCTTGCTTTCTGAGCTCTCCAGATTCTCCTAGCTGCTTTCTACTACAGTCTTTTTACAGGCTTGTTGTTGAGAAGCCTCTTTGCATACATTATGCTTCTTATGCTTAATGCTCAACAGTATGTGCATTTTCGGGACCAACTTCAGTGCCGCTTCTTTAGACAGGTTTTCTCTGAATTTCTAATACCAAGTACTCTCATAGTACCTGGTAACTTTTTAGGTCACTTAatcagaatttgaattttatacttGTCCAGTACCTACTCTATCTAGGTCACACAGTTTCTGAAGGCAATGCCCTTGCTTTAACCATAGTTCTCCTGTATGCAGTagtcactcagtaaatattttttggaTGGAGGTGAAttaatcttccttttcttttatctgtGCGATGATGTTACCcagaagattaaatgaattgcaAAATTCATTACAGAATTGGAATTTTTTGGTGGTCTTACTTGTTCAGGAACTCTCTGATTTATGGGGTTATGACAGGCAAAGGAGAGAATAAAATTCCTTTGGGAATCAATAATATTGAATACATAAATGCTGCCATAGATCAGATATTAACTGTCTCCCAAAAGCCTGTGCATAAAAGATTTGTTCCTCAGGGTGGCAGTATTTGGAAGTGCTGTGTACTTTTAAGAGGTGAGGGTCTTTGGGTAACTCCTTGGATCATTGGAGGTGTGTCCTCCCTCCCAGAGAAAAGACACTGTGAAATCCTGGCACATCccattgttattgttttcttcctgGCTCATGATATAAGCAGTCTGTCTGTCACATGCTCCCTCCATGATGTGTTATCCTTCCTAGAGGCCTGAAGAATGGGGCCACATGATTTTGGATTAACCCCCAGAActacaaaccaaaataaaacttttctcttcataagttaaTTTTCCCTAACATTTCAGTGTAGTAAtatgaaactgaaaaatacatGATTGCCTCACTATGATCTTTGCAATAGCCTTTGTGAATTCAGTGAGTTATCCTTATTTAATAGGTTAGGAATCAGATGGTAAGAAAGATAAAGTGACTTCCTCTAATGCACATGGTTAAGAAGTGGTGGAGATAGGTCACCCATAGAAATCTTTGACTCCAAAATCCCAGATATGTTtgggaatatgaaaaaaaagtgatatacttattttttacttttatttttttcattatggcATTTTTAATAGGCCAAggtcaaaaagcaaaataaacataaaaatgagtttttcttGATCTCACAGTGCTTAGTTGGATCTGAAAGCACTAGAATAAGGGCAGTATAGACTTTGGGAAGCTAAAGctctttattaatatatttaagattttCCTATCTATTAAAATGAAGTCAAGGGATATTCAGTAATCCTGCAACATGGAAGAAATAGAATCCATCCTCCCTTTCTATTGAACTTTTGATGGGATTTGTATGCATTGCAGGCATAAATTTAAACAAGATAATCCATCCCACTTCCCTGTTGCTCCAGTTTCAGTGATAGACAAAGTAGTCTACttcattttttcctctcaatTCAAACACCATAAGAATGTATTGGCACAAGAGGGATCTTAAATGAGCAGGAGTACTGAAGGATGGGGACTTTATGGGGTTGCAATGGAAAGCAGGACTGGAGTCAGTGTGATTGGTTGGTTTCTtggtttttcaaattatttttgaggcCGCACCTTTGCTTTCTGGCTTGTTGGAGTGATTCCTGCTGTTACAGTGTGGagtctccctccccttcccttgttcttcccttcccttcttttccaTGTAAACCTCTCATTCACCCCTACCCCCACTTCAAGCATCCTACATACATGTGATGCATGAAGGAAAACAACTCTTACATATGAAGTCATAGAGAAAGTAAAAACTCAGCAGTTGAGATTGGGGGTGAGACCTACATGCTGTGAGTAAGGAAAAATGGAAGCACTATACAGACCTACATAAATAACAAGCAGGCATCTTTAAACTGTTCATCAAGCTCCCACTGTAGTAAATAGTAGACCATTGAGAAGGgatcaaagtgtgtgtgtgtgtgtgtgtgtgtgtgtgtgtgtgtgtgtgttatcctGGTCTCAAATTCTTGGAGGAAGACCAGGTGAATGATAATGTCAGCTTTTTACTAGTGATCATACTATCATTTGGATGTTTACTGCACACTTATTTAGCATCAGTCACTAGTTATATAGATCATGATGAACAGAGAAACGTGGTTTATAGGCTTACAATCTAGTTTAACAAAGCACTACACACTGTGACAGCGCAAAGATAGAAGTacaagttgaggcaggaagatggcaagttcaaagccagcctctgcaacttagtgaggccctaagccactgaGCAAGACCATCTcaacatgaaaagataaaaaataaagagggctgaggatgtggctcagaggttaagtgcctctgggttcaatccctggtaccaaaacaaaaccaaaaaaaaaaaaaaggtgaattggGAAATAGCTGGTAAGACACCTCATTTTCCAGGGTTCTGAGACAACTTTTGATAGCATGGAGAATCTGAAGGACAATAATACCagagatggttaattttatgtcagTTTGGCTAGGCTCTAATACCCAGTCATTTAGTCAAACTCTAATGAGGATCTAAGTGTTGCTGTGAAGATATTTTGCAGATGTAGTAATATTTACAACCAGTTGATTTTAAGGAAAGAGGATTTGTCTAGATAATGCAGGTGGGCCTCACTTAGGAGCAAAAGGTAGTCTTTCTAGAAAAGTGGAAATTCTTCCTCCAGTCAGAAGCATCCAGTCTTGCCTGAGTTGCCAGTCTGCCAGAACTGCTCTACAGATTTGAGAGTCACCTGCCAGCATCCATAATCATGTGAggcaattctttaaaataaatcttttatcatGCGTGTATATGTGTTGGggggggagagaagggggaagagaATGAACACATTTCCTGTTTCTCTTGGGCAAATACCTTAGTCATGTAAGGTGTGAggtatgtgtgtggtgggggaaaGTGCAAGGCAAGGTGATGATATCTAGAAAGGGCTGGAATGAAAAGCTAGATCCTGAAGCACATTATATGTGACCTAGAGACTTTGGAAGGGTTTTAAGTTTCTGGGAATGGAAAGATTAGATTCACATTTTAGAAAGGACTTGTGTTACtatggagagcagaagtttagAAAACTTGCTTCAATTTGAGCAGGatggataatatatattttaatagggAAGAAGGTGCTGAATCTAGTCTAGaatctaaaataataatgtaatgtttttattattgatgaTGGGACAGTCTTGCAAAAGAGTCATAAGCTTCTTTTTGTAGTCACGTCTATACCTTTCACTAGGAAGTACTCCTTGTTAATTGGGAAAATAATCCAAACTGGCTGAGCAGCAGTTATGGAAGATGAACTCATACATAGCAGTGGGGTGGGAGGATGGAGGTCAGCAGGGAATTCCTGCAGCGAAAGTGGGAAGAGAAAGTTTACAAACGGATTGAAGTTCCACAACATCCTGTGTGCTGTGAGAGGATTCGCCTATTAAAAGGGCAGCAtctaatttcttttattctcttcttctGGGGATTCCGTCGTTCTCTCATCCCTGTTGCCACAAGTTCCCTGAGCTGCCTTCTTCGTGTCTGGGCGTGGTTTGTACCTGTCAAACTGGCACCTGAAAGGGATAAGGGGACTGGGAACTTGGAGTTCCAGCTGAGGTCAGAGGTTTCCCACTCGGAGGCTCCCAAGGACAGCCTTTAGCAACCTGTGTCCAGGGCAAAAAGGGTgttctttttccccctctgcACTCCTAGATGTCTTCACCCTGACTCCGGTTGTAGTCCCTGTCATTTCTGGCCAGGGACATTCTGCCAAATGGCGCTCCAGGCTCATCTCAATCACCCTTGGAGGTGTAGTGGGGATTGCTGGTGACGAGTTAATACCTTTTTCCTGGTGCAGACTGTAAGAGGGTAGGACTTCAAATCTCCCCGACTCCAGGGCGCAAATGAAGGGCATATCCCTATACCACCCTGGCCAGGTGAGGGGGAGCACGAAGATGAGGAAGATGCCCACCTGCAAAGGTCTGGGTATCCGCGCTCCAGAGCTTAGGTCCCACCTGCCGCGCCCGACCTGAAAGAAGACTGGATGGAACTCTGGGGCATATGAATGTCAGGCAGAGAGAAtgaggagatgtgtgtgtgtgtgtgtgtgtgtgtgtgtgtgtgtgtgtgtgtgcgtgctgggtggggggggggcgttTAATAGTGGAACGGGCTGACACGGGGAGAGGCAGCAGGTGAGCCAAGGAGCTGTGCCCCAGGCGGGGAGGCGGGCTGAGCCAGGCTCTGGAAGGGAGCACCAGCAGGGGCGACGCGGGCGAGGATTGGGCCAGAAGGGGGTGCGGAGAGGCGAGCTCAGGCGGGGAGACAGCGAGGGAGGTGGAGGCGAGGGGGAGGGAGTTCTGAAAGGAGGGAAAGGAGCCGGTGAGGGGCGAAGAAGCCAGCCGGGAAGGGCGAGCGGCGGAGGGCGGCGAGCCACGGGCGCCAAGACCGTGCCACACCCCCACCGCGGGGCACGGAGGGTTTTGCCCGGGGAGACACAAAGACATGCGAAGAGGGGCTGAGCGAGGCTCGCGCACAAAGACGCCGGGGCGCTCGGCCACTTGGGCTGCACCGACCGCCCCCGCGCCGCGCCGCGCGGAGGCCGGGCCAGCGCGGAGCCCTGGGCTGAGCGCGCCGCGGCGGCGGCTGCTGGCCGGCGCGGGACCCGGGTCGCCCGCGCTCTCTGGGTGACCCGGGCCCGGCCGCAGGCACGCGCGGGGGCGGCTGAGCCCGAACCCAACTTGGCCTCAGCCTCGCCCTCTGCCCAGCCAGCCCGTGTCCCCTCCTTCCCGCGATTTCGTTTCTTCTCACGCTCCCTCCACACCCCCTCCCGCGTCCAGCCCCGCTCTCCCCACCTTGTAAAACAAAGCCGGGGAAAATGCCTGCCCATGCAGCTCGGAGCGCGCAGCAGCCCGTCTCTGAATAAGAAGTGAGTACAATGGCGTGTTTGTAAAAAAGCTTCAAGTCCATCTTTTTCAAAAAACATTCTGAATGCTGCATGCCTCATGCTTCCCAGCGCCTCGCGGGAGAGACCTGGCTATAGAGCAGGAGGTGAGACCCCCGGGTACGCTCCCCGCCACCCCCCAGCCTCGCGCTTTCCGGCCCAGCCAGCCCTAAGAGGGCTGCAGATGTCCCCTCGCAGCAAGCGGACGTTTCTGATCTTCGTTTTCTGTCCAAAGTGTTGGATCATTATCTGGATTTGGAGGCAAACCCATTCCCGGATCTTCTCCTGGCGGCTTCTGCCCCCCGCCTCCCCCCTACTCCCGCTGGCGCCTGGGGTCTTTGCATCTGCCTTGGGTATGGGTTTGGAACACGTTGGGAGAGTTTCtgatggaggaggagggtcaACCCTTGAGAGTAGCGGACAGGCAGGTTGCATGGTGACCCTCGTCACACTTGTTGCCCATTGCATGGTGGGACACGCAGTGGTGCTGAAAAAAGGCTCATTTCTCCTGCTGGTTGGTGGTCATTTGCGACGAGAACGAAGACATATCAGCGTGAGGAAGGGAGCCCAGGAAGACCAGGAGAGTGTGCTGTGCTGGGAGTGGGGGTAGTAATGGAACTGAGAGTGTGTGGAAGGGTCAGCTCTTCTTCAAAAGGGGTATATGGAAACCCAGAGATTTCCCATATTAGATCCAGAGAAAAGGCTGATATAAAATATCAGCCTATATCaaccatgtatatatataagGTATCACACCAGTTTCTGTCCATTCTGTCTGCCAAGTGTGCATTATATATATTCtgctaattaaaaaattaaaaaataaaacaggagctTAAAAAGATTAAACTCCTTCAGAAACACACTggcacacacacactatatatatttaaaaacatatatatatatatgtttttaaaatctatccTCTTTTCCTCAAAACATATAATAACAATGTCTTAGTGGGATTTTGGGTTGAGATTTGATAGCCTCAAGGTAAACAGTCCTGGTGTTTTCCAATTCTACAGGCTAGCAAACCAGTGATGTGAAAAATCAGAAAGGCAAGAGCACAGAGATGTGGGGAGGAGCGGCTTGGAAAGCTTGGAGATAATGTGGAGCTTCTGtgtaattttctattatttttattccaaaattgGCTAAATTTTagattatgacttttttttttctctcagactTACTAAGCAGCTAGGGGAAGGTGCTGCTGAGACTGCAGACAACAGtgaatttagctattatgagcaTTCTattagaaaatgtgtgtgtgtgtgtgtgtgtgtctgttttaaaTCAAAACATTAAACACATGCCCagtactaattttaaatataaaggtgtCTCCTAGCTTGTGGTTTTTCAGAACAGGTGGATGCATCAGGAGAGAAACCTGTACATACTTGTGTGCAAAAGGTTGAACTCTTGCTCTGAGGAGCTCTATGCAAGTGGAATCTCCACTTGGATCCAGGGCTAGGGTGTCCTCAATCACAGCTCTGATTTCATCTCTCCAATGTCAAAACTATTCTGAGCTTTCCTGGTTGGGGAGCCTGTGTCATCTGCCATCATTTTACAATACTACTTAGGTCTAGGGCTTCAAACGGCTTTGTTTGGAAAGCTTCTTTTTGATGGGCAACTGAAGATGTATTTTATGAACTCACATTATGGTAGCCTACATTTAACGCACAATGTTAGGTAGGAGAGCAGAGTAGGGAGCTGTTTTACAATTGACACTCTTTATGAGCATCTTATCCTCAGGTGGCTGTAGGATATTTGTGTGCATTTCCATGAGATTTCTTGTATAGTTACCTAGAAGTGTGTTTTAGATTAAGTAATCATTTAATAAAACCTACATTATATACATGACAACGGTATTACTTGTATTACTTATAACAACGTTAGACTTTAAATTGACTATTCTATTTGAgttggtattttgtttttaagttccaTATATTTTAGCCATTCTGTTAACCCTTTTTAGTTCAATGCTGCTTTTCTAAGCTAATGTTCTGTAATGGATGGCTTATTTTTCCCTTAGCAAGTGGAAGTCTAGCAGCTCttgtattttctaaaaagaaatccattaatgatatttttgaacagttgagataaataataaatgaatttagagTCACCTCAGCATATACGGGAATTTGTAAGAGAGCATGTAAACACGCTCTAATGGAGCAATTAGTTTTGTACAGAGCATGTAGGGACTCAGGTGTGAGCAAAGGTTTAAATTCCTCTTATCTTGAAGTTACTCGAGGTAGAAATTGAAGGAActtgtctttatttctctctacCTAACATTGTGCCATAAGGGTCagcaataacttttattttttaaacatgtcaGAAAA is a window encoding:
- the LOC144367223 gene encoding uncharacterized protein LOC144367223, producing MRHAAFRMFFEKDGLEAFLQTRHCTHFLFRDGLLRAPSCMGRHFPRLCFTRWGERGWTREGVWREREKKRNRGKEGTRAGWAEGEAEAKLGSGSAAPARACGRARVTQRARATRVPRRPAAAAAARSAQGSALARPPRGAARGRSVQPKWPSAPASLCASLAQPLFACLCVSPGKTLRAPRWGCGTVLAPVARRPPPLALPGWLLRPSPAPFPPFRTPSPSPPPPSLSPRLSSPLRTPFWPNPRPRRPCWCSLPEPGSARLPAWGTAPWLTCCLSPCQPVPLLNAPPPPSTHTHTHTHTHTHTHTHLLILSA